The Streptomyces vinaceus genome contains the following window.
GGTCCTGGACAACGCCCACATGTCCACCGGGACCGTACTGCCCGACTCGGGCGCCCGCCAGATCGAGATCGTCAACTACCCGGGCGCAGACCTGGACTTGCTGCCGGTCTACCGCAATGCCGCGGCCGAGCTGAAGAAGGCCATGGGCGGTTCCTGATCCCCGGACGCCCGAAGGGCGGGAGGGCGACCGCAGTCCCCCTCCCGCCCTTCGGGCCGTCCGCGACCGCCCTGCCGTGCGGCTTCGTCAGCCCGCGTGGGCGAGCGGCGGGGCGGGGGCCGGCGCGGCGGCGGAGGGCGCGGCGGCGGAGGGCGCGGACTCCGTCAGTCGCGCGCGCAGGGCGGCGCGGTCGGGTTTGCCGGCCGGCGTGAGCGGGAGCTCCGCGATCACCAGCAGGCGCTCGGGGTGCTTGCGCTGTTCGAGTCCTCGGCGCGTGAGGTGCGCGCCGAGCGAGGCGAGCGTGGGTGCCTCGGGGCCGCGCGGTACGACGCAGGCCGCGAGGCGCTCGCCCATCAGCCGGTCCGGGATGCCGACGCAGACCACGTCCCGTACCCGCGGGTGCGAGGCCAGCTCCCGCTCCACCTCGGCGGGGCTGATGTTGGCCCCGCCGCGGATCACGATGTCCTTGAGGCGGCCGACGAGGCGCAGCACCCCGTCCTCGCCGATCATCCCGAGGTCCCCGGTGCGGACCCAGCCCTCGGGGGTGCGGTAGCGGGCGTCCAGCTCCGGGGCGGCGACGTAGCACATCGGGGTCATGGGACCGCGGGCGATGATCTCGCCGGTCTCCCCGTCCGGGAGCTGTTCGTGCGTCTCGGGGTCGGCGATGCGGATGTCCGCGACGCGGGGGTCGGGGCGTCCGGCCACGATCCCGTCGGAGCCGGCCTCCGGGGCCCCTTTCCCGAGGCCCGTGTGGCAGTTGACCCCGTCGGCCGAGCCGTACAGGTTGACGACCGGGCAGCCGAAGGCGCGGGCGGCGTCCTCGGCCGTGGTCTCGTCCAGAGCCGCGCCGCCGAGGACCAGGGCGGTGGGCGCGGGGAGTTCGCCCTCGCGTTCGCCCGCACCGGATGCGGGCCCTGCCAGCCGCTCCAGCATCATGCGGACCATCGTCGGGACACCCAGGACATGGGTCGGCCGGTGCTCGCGTACGGCGGCGAGGGCGGACTCCGGGGTGAAGTGGTCGAGCAGGACCAGCGTCCCGCCGTGCCGGGCGAGCGTGACGGCGGTGCCGTTGGACCCGAACGCCGATCCCAGCGGTACGAGGAACAGGCAGCGCGGCGGGGTCCCGTCGGGCATCAGCGAGGCCAGGAAGTTGCCCCGGCCCCCGGCGAGCGCGTTGTGGGAGTACGCGACCATCTTCGGCTCCGCCTCCGAGCCGGAGGAGACGAGGATGCGGGCCGCGCTGTCGGGGTCGGGGCGGGCGGGTACGAAGGCGGCCGGGTCGGAGCGCAGCAGCCCGGTCAGCGCAATCGTTCCTTCAGGGGCGCTGCCGACCGGCCCGGCGGCGATGACGTGGCGCAGCTCCGGCAGGGCCGGGACCAGGGCCCGCAGTTCGGCGGCAGGGTGGCCGCCCCGGTGTTCGACGGAGGCGATGACGGCGACGGCCTCCGCCTTGCGCAGCAGCACCTCGGCCTCCAGGCTCCCCCGGCCCACCGGGAAGGGCAGCGCCACCGCGCCCAGGGCGGCCAGGGCCAGCTCGGCGATGACCGCGCCCCGCCCATTGGGGAGCTGGACGCCGACCACCTCCCCGGCCCGTATGCCGAGGCCGGCGAGGCCGGCGGCCAGACATCGCACCTTGCGGTCCAGCGCGGTGCGGCAGAGCTCGCCCTTGGCGTCGATGACGGCGGTGGCGTGCGGGTCGGCGATCTGCCGGGCCCGGAAGAGGCTGTAGAGGTCGAGGTCGGGACAGGTCCCTTCGGCCGCCCAGCCGCGGCGCAGGCCCGCGGGCAGCAGATCGTGCAGGGCGACGGTCACAGGAAGCTCCAGGGGTCGGGAACGGCGGGGGCACCGTGCGCGTCACGGCTGATCGAGCCGGGCAGGCGCGGGTCGTGGTGCAGGTCGGCCAGGTCGGCGGTGACGGAGGTCGCGGACAGTCCGTGGGCACGCAGCTGCGCCAGGGCCGCGCTGGTGGGCAGTTCACTCAGGTCGTAGGCGGCGGCCGCGGGGGCGCAGGTGTCGGTGGGGGCGATCCAGCCGTCCGCGGTGCGCAGCGGGCGGCGGAAGCCGGCCGGCCGGCGCGGGTCCTCCCCGCGCAGCGCCCGGCGCAGCGCGGGGGCGGTGAGCGCGTCGGCAGCTGCCAGCAGTGAGGAGTCGACGCGGACGCCCGCTCCGCCGGTCCGCTCGCGCAGGAGCAGCCCCGCCAGCACGGCCTCGGCGCCGAGGAGTCCGCCCAGTACGTCGAGCAGGGTCATGAGGGAGGGCGCGGGCGCCTCGTCCCGCGGTCGGGCGGCCGCACCGACGCCGGTGCGGGCCTGGACCATGAAGTCCGTACCCATCGGGGCGTCGGGGATCCGGCCGGCCCAGCCTCCCGTGTACGCGTAGACGAGCCCCGGGTTCACGGCGGCCAGGTGGGCGGAGTCGAGCCCCAGGGCGGCCGCCTTGCCGGGGGCCCAGTTGTGCAGGAAGACGTCCGCCCCGGTGGCCATCTCGCGCAGCCGGCGCCGGTCGGCGGCCGATTTGATGTCCACCTCCACGGCCCTCTTGCCGCGGTTCAGCGCGAGCCAGCGGGCGGAGGTCCCGGAGCAGGCGGGCGGCATGCCGCGCAACGGGTCGCCGCCCGGGGGCTCGATCCGCACGACCTCGGCGCCGAGGAGGCCCAGCAGGTGGGCGGCGAGCGGGGCCTGGATCCGGCGGCCGGCTTCGAGCACGGTCAGCCCGGCCAGCGGCCGCGCGGGCGGCGGCGCCGCGGGGGCGCGGTGCGCGGGCCGGGGCCGGGGTCCGGGGCCGTGCGGGGTCAGGGACCAGGGCGCGGCCCCGTCGTGTTCGGCGGCGCGCTCGTCGAGGGTGCGCAGGCGGCAGACCTCGGCGCCCGAGGAGGAGGCGGCCGCCTCGATCCGCCACCAGGTGTGCGCACGGGCCGTGGTGTGCAGGGCCGCCGGGAAGGGGGCGCAGGCGGTGGCGTAGCGGAACTGGAAGGGTCGCCAGCCGGCCCGTACGGCCCCCGAGGGGGCCTCCAGGGCCCGCCAGAACGCGGCCCAGGCACCCGGGTCGAGGGTCTCCAGTTCGAAGAGGACTCCGTCGGCGGAGGTGAACGGAGGTCCGCCGGGAGCCAGTTCCGCGGCTTCGCCCTCGTCGGCGCCGGCCGCGGCGAGGTACTGGGAGACCGCCAGCAGTCCGGCCCGGTCGGCGCTCGTGGTCACTCTGGCCGCGCGACCGCCGCGTGCCTGGGCCAGCAGTCCCGCGAGCAGCCCCTGTGCGGCCAGTACCCCCGTGGCGGTTGCGGCGTAGTCCACGGCCAGTCCGCGGGGGGCGCCGTCGCGCCGCCCGTGGACGGCCATGACGCCGGTGGCGGCCTGGACGGTCGCCTCGTCGGTCATACCGCTCGACGGGTGCGCCGACCAGCGGACGAGCGCGTCCTGCCGGTCGAAGTCGGCGCCGGACAGGGCGATGCGCGCGGCGGCGCGGTCGCGGGGTTCGGGCGGTTCGGGTCTCGCTTCCGGATCCGCTCCCACCACGGCGCCGAGGAGGCCCAGGTGTTCCAGGGCCGGGCCGGTCAGCTCGGGCGGCCCCGAGGCGGTGAGGTGCAGTCCGTCGAGCGGCCGGACCGTGCGGGTGACGGCTGGTGAAGCCATGCCTCTCCTCTTCTCGGATGTGCGCGACGCGCGGAACCAAGTCGGCTGCGCAACCGACCAGTTCCTCGGGAAGTCAGTCGGACTGGCGTTCCCACGGGTTCCCGGCACATTGGAGGAAAGTGGTGCAGAGCCAGGAAGACGCGTTGCGGGACCGGGTCTCGGACTTCGTCCGGAGCCGGGTCATGCCCTGCGAGCCGGTACTGGACGCGGGGGGCCCGCAAGCAGCCGCTACGCTGCGGGAGTTGCAGGACCAGGCGCGGCAGGAGGGCCTCTGGGCGCTGCCGCTGCCCGCCGAACTCGGCGGGCAGGGACTTCCCTTCGACCGGTACGCCCGGCTCGCCGAGGCCGAGGGGACCAGCGACCACGGACCGGCGGCCCTCGGCTCGGCGGCCCTGCTCGACGCGACGATGCTGTGGAAGCACGGCTCCGACCGGATCCGCGACCGCTACCCCGCGCGGCTGGCCGCCGGGGAGCTGCGCGCCTGTTACGCCATGACCGAACCCGACACCCCGGGCACCGACCCGGCGGGCACCGCGACCCGCGCCGAGGAGCGGCCCGACGGGAGTTGGCGCGTGAGCGGCCGCAAATGGTTCGTGTCGGGGGCGGCCGGGGCCGATCTGGTGACCGTCCTCGCCCGGACCGACGGAGAACCGGGAGATCGCGGGGGACTGTCCCTGCTGCTCGTCCCCACGGACTCCCCCGGCTTCCGCGTCGTACGCGAACTGCCCGTGTTCGGAGCCTGCGGCCAATGGGAGATCGACTTCGACGGGGTCGGCGTGGACGCGGACCACCTGGTCGGCGGGCGCGGACAGGCCCTGGCCGTCGCCGCCGAACGGCTCCAGCTGGGCCGGACCCTGCGCTGCCTGCGCTGGCTCGGCCAGGCGCAGCGCGCCTTCGACCTGATGTGCGTACGCGCCAACTCCCGTACGGGATCGCGCGGTCCACTGGCCGGCCACCAGCTCGTACAGAGCCATGTCTTCGAGGCACTGCTCGCCCTGCGCACCACCCGCCCGTTGGTCCACGAGGCGGCGGCGAAGATCGCCGCGGGCCTGGACGCGCACGTGGAGGTAGGGCTGGCCAAGGTGGCGGCGGCCCGCTTGCTCCAGCAGGCCGCGGATGCGGCCGTCCAGGTCCACGGCGCGGCCGGGCTCGGCCCCGACACCCCGCTCCCGGCGCTGCTGCGGACCGGCCGCGCGGCCCGCATCCTCGACGGCCCCGACGAACTCCACATCACCTCGGTGGCCCGCCGGGTCCTGCGCACGTACGAGAGGGCCTAGATGTATTGACCCGCGGGGTCGGTCCGCCCCGGGCCCGGCCGTGATCCGCCGGACACCCCCTAGGCCGTGTCTTTCGGATCATGGCGGGCCCGGGGCGCCTGGCACCGCGCCTCGCGGCGTTCTCGTCGGTCGCCGACACACCACGTCGACTCCCTCCTCGGCCTTGCGATGCACGGCACCAGACGCCCCGGGCCGATCCGCCCTGATCCGAAAGACACGGCCTAGACGTCCTCGATGCCGACCAGTCCGGTCAGCGCGGCCAGGCCCAGGGCGAGGAAGAAGTCGCCCCACACCAGCTCGTGCCGTACCGCGAGGCCCTTCCCTGCGTCGTAGCAGCCGTCCAGCAGCATGCCCCGGGTCAGGTGCTCGCCCACCAGGCGCTCCAGGATCGCGGCCGCCCGGTACGCGTACTGCGACGCGGCCCGGCAGCCCGGAACGCGGGCGAGCTTCAGCAGGGCCACGGCCGCGATGGCGGCGGCCGAGGTGTCCAGCGGCCCGGCCGGCCGGCCCTCGTCCGCCAGCGGGACGAGCGGGGCGCACGGGCGCGTCCACGCGTCGGCCAGCCGCTGGGCCACGGCCTCCAGCCGGTCGGGGGCGATCCGGGCGACCTCGGGGCGGTGCAGGGCGTCGGCCACCGCCAGCAGCAGCCAGGCGTCGCCCCGGCTCCAGCCGGCCGGCGGTTCCGCGTACGCCCGCCAGCCCGCCCCGGCGTCGAACTCCCAGGCCGGTACGGTCCGTGCGCCGGCGCCGAGGCACAGGTCGAGATGCCGGTGCAGGTGGGAGGCGGCGGCCCTCGCGCCGTCCGGGCCCGCGGCGGCGAGCAGCGCCACCATGCCGGGTACGCCGTCGACCCGGGCCAGCAGCCGGGGACCGCCGAAGGCGGACCCCCAGGGCACCAGGCCGAGCCCGGGATCCACTGCGGCCAGCGCGGCCTTCGCCGCCCGGTCCCGCAACTCCCGCGCCCCGGGGTCCCGGTCGGCGAGCGCCGTGCCGTACCAGAGGATGAGCCCGCGCGTCGCGGTGTCGGCCTCCACCCAGGTGGCCAGCCGCGCCGTACACGCGGCGGCGGCCGCCCGGTCGGCCGCCTCCCCGGTGTGCCGGGCCCGCAGCCACAGCAGCCCGGCCCAGAACCCGCCGGTCCAGGCACCGCGGCCGGTGGTGGTCCAGTTCCCGGTCTCCGGGTCGGCGTACAGCGGGAACCTCCCGCCGGTCCCGGCACGGGTGACGGCGGCCCGGTCGAGTACGTCGGCCAGCGCCCGCCCGGCCCAGTCCGCGGAGGTCATGCGGCTGCCTCCGTACGCGGGCCGCGCCGGCGTTCCCGTACGGCCCAGGCCGTCGCGACGGCTGCGGCCGCGGCGAACTCGGCGGCCACCAGCAGCCAGCCCGGCCCGTACCGGCCCGCCTCCGCCAGCCGTCCGAACAGCGGCGGACCGACCGCGAAACCGGCGAAGAACCCGGCCGCGACGAGGGCGGAGTCCTGGCCGGCCCGGCCGGGGGCGGCCCGCTGCATCACCAGCACCATCGAGACGGCATTGCCGGAGACGGCGAAGACCCCGACTGCCACGGCCGCGACCCAGACCAGCGGCCGCACGTACAGCGCGGCGGCCAGCAGGCAGGCGGCCGCTACGGCGCCCGCGGCCAGAGCGCCCGGCAGCCACTCGGCCCGCCCCGGGGTGGCCGCCTTCGACCAGCCCACCCGGCCGGCGATGCCCGCCACGCCGAGGACCGCCACCAGGGCCGCGGCGGCCGTCGGCCCCATGCCCAGCTCCTGGGACCCGAAGAGGGCCACGTACGTGTTGACCGAGGCGATCCCGCAGCCCAGGAAGAGGGAGAAGACCGCCAGCCAGGCGATGGCGCCGCGCGGGACGAGCGGGGCGCGCGGCGGCGCGGACTCGGCCCGCGGATCGGCGGGCAGGGAGCGGTACGCCCAGAGAGCGGTCAGCGCGGCCGCGGCGGCGGCCGTCCACACGGCCCCGCGCCAGCCGATCCCGCCGGCGAGTGCCGCCAGCGGCAACCCGGCCGCGAACGCGCCGAGTTGGACCCCGGACTGCTTCAGGCCCGTCACCGGGCCGCGCCGGGCGGGCGGGACGGCGGCGAGGATCGCCTTGTTGGTCGCGGGGTTGGCGAGCGCCTGCGGCAGTCCGCCCAGCGCCACGGCGGCAAGGAGGAAACCCGGGCCGGGCGCCGCGCCGATGAGTGCGAGCGCGGCCGCGGACACCAGCAGCAGGAGGACGAGGGAGCGGCGCGGGCCCGTCCGGTCCACCAGGCGCCCGCCCACGGGCGAGAGGAGGGCGGCCGTTCCGAAGCCGATCGTGGTCGTCAGGCCGAGGACGGTCGGCGAGACGCCCAGCGCGTCCACCAGGCGCGGGCCGAAGGCGCCGAGCAGGAACAGCTGGAGCATCGAGAAGGCCATGGCGCTGGTGAGCAGCGCCGTCAGCCGGCCGCCCACCGCCTCGTCGGCGGTCTTCGCCGATCCCGTCCGCTCCGCCACCACCGACTCCTCTCCCCTGGCCGCCATTTCGGTCCACGGCAGGAGTCGGAGCGGCGAACTAACCGGTTCCCAGACCCTGTTGTGGCGTAGGACACATATGGTTTTGTCCGGTCGTGCCAATTCCCGGCGCCCCTCTGTGGCCGTCCGGAGAGGGGTGCGACGATGAGCCCGCCATGACTCCCGGTCGATGTTGCCGCGCGTTCAGGGCCGCGTTGTTCGCGGCCGTCTGCGTGCTGCTCGCGTCCCTCGGCCACCTCCTGATGTCGGGGACGGCCGTCCCCTGGTGGGCGATGGGGGTGGCGGGGGTGGCCACCGGAGGGGTCGCCTGGATCCTCGCCGGCCGCGAACGCGGTCTCCTGGCCGTCACCTGCGCCACCGTCGCCGTCCAGGCCGCCCTGCACACGGGGTTCGCCCTGGCCCAGGCGTCGGCCCGCCCGTCGACGGGCGCGGCTACGCCGGCCGGCGCGGGCGGCCACGCCCACCACGCGGCGCACGCGATGGCCGACGGCGGCATGGCCGTGCCCCCGC
Protein-coding sequences here:
- a CDS encoding class I adenylate-forming enzyme family protein, yielding MTVALHDLLPAGLRRGWAAEGTCPDLDLYSLFRARQIADPHATAVIDAKGELCRTALDRKVRCLAAGLAGLGIRAGEVVGVQLPNGRGAVIAELALAALGAVALPFPVGRGSLEAEVLLRKAEAVAVIASVEHRGGHPAAELRALVPALPELRHVIAAGPVGSAPEGTIALTGLLRSDPAAFVPARPDPDSAARILVSSGSEAEPKMVAYSHNALAGGRGNFLASLMPDGTPPRCLFLVPLGSAFGSNGTAVTLARHGGTLVLLDHFTPESALAAVREHRPTHVLGVPTMVRMMLERLAGPASGAGEREGELPAPTALVLGGAALDETTAEDAARAFGCPVVNLYGSADGVNCHTGLGKGAPEAGSDGIVAGRPDPRVADIRIADPETHEQLPDGETGEIIARGPMTPMCYVAAPELDARYRTPEGWVRTGDLGMIGEDGVLRLVGRLKDIVIRGGANISPAEVERELASHPRVRDVVCVGIPDRLMGERLAACVVPRGPEAPTLASLGAHLTRRGLEQRKHPERLLVIAELPLTPAGKPDRAALRARLTESAPSAAAPSAAAPAPAPPLAHAG
- a CDS encoding CoA transferase, coding for MASPAVTRTVRPLDGLHLTASGPPELTGPALEHLGLLGAVVGADPEARPEPPEPRDRAAARIALSGADFDRQDALVRWSAHPSSGMTDEATVQAATGVMAVHGRRDGAPRGLAVDYAATATGVLAAQGLLAGLLAQARGGRAARVTTSADRAGLLAVSQYLAAAGADEGEAAELAPGGPPFTSADGVLFELETLDPGAWAAFWRALEAPSGAVRAGWRPFQFRYATACAPFPAALHTTARAHTWWRIEAAASSSGAEVCRLRTLDERAAEHDGAAPWSLTPHGPGPRPRPAHRAPAAPPPARPLAGLTVLEAGRRIQAPLAAHLLGLLGAEVVRIEPPGGDPLRGMPPACSGTSARWLALNRGKRAVEVDIKSAADRRRLREMATGADVFLHNWAPGKAAALGLDSAHLAAVNPGLVYAYTGGWAGRIPDAPMGTDFMVQARTGVGAAARPRDEAPAPSLMTLLDVLGGLLGAEAVLAGLLLRERTGGAGVRVDSSLLAAADALTAPALRRALRGEDPRRPAGFRRPLRTADGWIAPTDTCAPAAAAYDLSELPTSAALAQLRAHGLSATSVTADLADLHHDPRLPGSISRDAHGAPAVPDPWSFL
- a CDS encoding acyl-CoA dehydrogenase family protein, translated to MQSQEDALRDRVSDFVRSRVMPCEPVLDAGGPQAAATLRELQDQARQEGLWALPLPAELGGQGLPFDRYARLAEAEGTSDHGPAALGSAALLDATMLWKHGSDRIRDRYPARLAAGELRACYAMTEPDTPGTDPAGTATRAEERPDGSWRVSGRKWFVSGAAGADLVTVLARTDGEPGDRGGLSLLLVPTDSPGFRVVRELPVFGACGQWEIDFDGVGVDADHLVGGRGQALAVAAERLQLGRTLRCLRWLGQAQRAFDLMCVRANSRTGSRGPLAGHQLVQSHVFEALLALRTTRPLVHEAAAKIAAGLDAHVEVGLAKVAAARLLQQAADAAVQVHGAAGLGPDTPLPALLRTGRAARILDGPDELHITSVARRVLRTYERA
- a CDS encoding sugar ABC transporter permease, producing the protein MTSADWAGRALADVLDRAAVTRAGTGGRFPLYADPETGNWTTTGRGAWTGGFWAGLLWLRARHTGEAADRAAAAACTARLATWVEADTATRGLILWYGTALADRDPGARELRDRAAKAALAAVDPGLGLVPWGSAFGGPRLLARVDGVPGMVALLAAAGPDGARAAASHLHRHLDLCLGAGARTVPAWEFDAGAGWRAYAEPPAGWSRGDAWLLLAVADALHRPEVARIAPDRLEAVAQRLADAWTRPCAPLVPLADEGRPAGPLDTSAAAIAAVALLKLARVPGCRAASQYAYRAAAILERLVGEHLTRGMLLDGCYDAGKGLAVRHELVWGDFFLALGLAALTGLVGIEDV
- a CDS encoding MFS transporter, which gives rise to MAFSMLQLFLLGAFGPRLVDALGVSPTVLGLTTTIGFGTAALLSPVGGRLVDRTGPRRSLVLLLLVSAAALALIGAAPGPGFLLAAVALGGLPQALANPATNKAILAAVPPARRGPVTGLKQSGVQLGAFAAGLPLAALAGGIGWRGAVWTAAAAAALTALWAYRSLPADPRAESAPPRAPLVPRGAIAWLAVFSLFLGCGIASVNTYVALFGSQELGMGPTAAAALVAVLGVAGIAGRVGWSKAATPGRAEWLPGALAAGAVAAACLLAAALYVRPLVWVAAVAVGVFAVSGNAVSMVLVMQRAAPGRAGQDSALVAAGFFAGFAVGPPLFGRLAEAGRYGPGWLLVAAEFAAAAAVATAWAVRERRRGPRTEAAA